In the genome of Marinomonas algicola, the window AAAAAGCAGAAGCGTACAACGACAAGTACGAAGAACTTCAAACTATCTTCAATGCAAACCACTTTGCAAACTAAGTGAGTTACATCGATTTAAGATACGCTCTCCCTTTTACAAGGTTCCTTTTTAGCCAGATTATCCTTTGATAATCTGGTTTTTTTATTTTTGGTGTCATTGATACGACATTCACGTTCTAGGTTCTATTTCCAGCTAAACTCCCCATCTAATACGGTACAATTAGTCATAATAGCGTTCGTATCCGTTACAAAAGCGTGTTTACGCTCGCCGATGTGCCATAGGATGGTTTGGATTTAACGCCAACAAATCCCACAAGTTGCCATATAAATCCTGAAATACAGCCACCGTGCCATAATCTTGTTTTTGCGGTTCCCGAACAAACTTAACACCTTCAGCAACCATGCGGTGATAGTCTCGCCAAAAATCATCCGTACTTAAAAATAAAAACACACGCCCACCAGCTTGATTGCCAACACACTTTTTCTGCTCAGGTTTCGACGCTTTCGCAAGCAATAAGGTCGTCCCTTGTGAGCCCGGAGGTGAAATGACAACCCAACGCTTATCTTGTTCGGCTTGATACGTGTCTTCTATTAACTCAAATTTCAGTTTATGAATGTAAAAGTCTAAGGCGTCATCGTAGTCATCAACGACAATGGCGATGTGAATAAGGGATTGATGCATGTCTTTCGGCTCTTTTGATCGATGATTGTATCACTATGAATGATGTCCCCACAGGTTTTATGCTCCCAGTAATGGCAAATGCTTTATCTGGTGATAGCGTAAAGACAGTGAGATGCAATGCTTTAGCACAGGCCAAGGTACGGCTTCATCGAGACGAAAAAGAACCGCTCGATTGCCTTCATAAACCAGTTCATTGGGGTACAATTCTTTAAAGGTTTCCACTAATTTCGAACGGCAATTAAAATACAAAGCGTATTGATCGGGGTGTTTGGCTTTCCAGTCAAATCGTATTGTGCTGCCTTGCTTCGCGATATAACTGGGTTCTCCCCATTTTATGGTTTCACTTACGTCTATACACTCTTCTTTTGCCACCGTTAGAATAACCTCTCTTAACTGACTTAAGACGGGCGCAACGGCTTCCGGATACGTCTCAAACTTTTGTTTTATCTGTAACTCCATAATCACCTCAGTTAATCCATCAGCCTTGTATTAAAGCAGCTTTTTTAAAATACTCAGTTTAAAACGACTAAAAGGTGGGTATCGTAATGCCACATCAAACAAAAATTTGCGTTTCATAACGGTTTTTATATGACTGAACGTGTTAAACCCTGTTTGCCCATGATAGCAGCCCATACCGCTCTTACCCACACCACCAAAAGGCAAATTTGGGTTTGCCATAAACAGCATACCATCATTAATCCCTACACTTCCTGAGCTGGTTTGCTGCAGCACCTCGTCTTCAAATGCCGGATCATTGGTATATAAATACAAGGCCAATGGCTTAGGCTTACTGTTCACAACAGCAATCGCATCATGCCGTACTTTTAGGGTTTGAATCAGCAAAATCGGGCCAAAAATTTCTTCCTGCATAATTGAGCTCTGATTCTTTTCTGCAAGAACAATCGTCGGCGAGAGATACTTTGTTTGGCGATTCAACTGCCCACCATACACAACATTTTCTTTTTCAAGATAGCCGACTAATCGATCAAAATGATGTAAATTGATAATACGACCATAATCCGGACTTGACTCCGGGCTTTGACCATAGAAAGCCTCAATTTTCAACTTGATGGCCTGAATGAGCTCGCTTGCGAAGGACTCTTCTACCAAAATATAGTCAGGTGCCACACAGGTTTGTCCAGCATTCATCCATTTGCTCCAAACAATTCTTGAAGCGGTCACGTCTAGATTTGTCTGTCTATCAACAATACAAGGGCTTTTTCCACCAAGCTCTAATGTCACTGGCGTTAGATGCTCTGCCGCGGCCCGCATAATCACTTTGGCAACCCGCTCTCCCCCAGTGTAAAAGATATGATCAAATGCTTGCTTAAGTAACTCAGTCGTCTCCTCAACCGCCCCTGAGATCAACTGAAAACACGCCATATCAAGATAATGTGGCAGTAATTCAGCCAATAAAGAGGCCGTGTGCTCAGCCACCTCGGATGGCTTGATCACGGCACAGTTCCCGGCCGCGATGGCCGCGATTAAAGGGGCGAGTACAAGTTGAACAGGGTAATTCCAAGCACCAATAATAAGTACCGTTCCCAGGGGTTCGGCTAAGGAATAGCTTTTTGCAGGTTGAGCAAATAGAGGCGTCGATACCTTTCGTGGTTGGCACCACTTATGGATGTGTTGCAGAGTATGATCCACATCGCTGATCACAAAACCTATTTCCGACAGCCAAGCTTCTTGCGGGCTCTTTTTTAGATCCAAACACAAAGCGGTGGTAAAAGCAGGTTCGTTCTCTTGCAGCATGTTTTTCACTTGTTTAAGCTGCTGAATACGCCACTCTAAGCTTCGTGTTTTACCGACTCTAAAAGAGGCTTGTAGACGTGCTACATAGAGGGGGATTTCTGCTAACGGGGTGAAAGACACCGTATTTTTTTGCATGACTATCTTACCTCTAAAGCAACATCACATTGGATCTTATCAAGGATCATTAATGGTCAATCAACCCCACAATACGACGCTATCGCAGCAGGTTCAATCATTGTATCAATATCAAACAAGCTACTCAGGAGGGTGAACTACAGGGCAATTAACCACGATATTGGTGCGTTCAATGGTCACTAAACCTTGCGCTTCGGCTTCATAAATCGCCCCTTCTGACGTTAGGACATAAGCCTGACTAGGGTCAGCCCAAATTACGTTGTACATCAACCAGAGTGGTGAATATTGCTTATCTCTATTCTCTGGACCAATTGGATCTGGAACAGAAGGAAAAACATTGCGCTTTTGGGTCCCGTTTGGGAAACCATACACTCTTTCCAGCGCCGTCCTGACACTCGGTGGTTTAGGGTATTTAGGAATGGTATGCCTTAAACGGGGAACGTAATTTGCGTCCATTACTTTTGCCATTTTTCGGTCTGATACATCCGTTGTCACGTAAAATACAATTTCATCATCAAACCAAGCCTCATGCAGCGGTAAACTGACATACTTTTGTTTCATTGGCTTTTGAGAGCAAGCTGAGAGTAAAACGAGTAACATCATACCCAGTACGTAGTTATGTTTCATTGAAGGATCCTATCTTAAAAATGAACCTGAACATCGGCGAACTCTCTCAATAATAGCGTATTTATGCTATCAAGTTTTGTCTAAAAACAACAAGGCTAAGATTTGTGATTGGATCGCGGCTTGTTTATCTCCCGTCACTTAACTTGAATACTGATACACACTGTTACTGTTTAGCCACGTATTTCTCACTATCCTACCGTGTGTCTTCTTTATTTAGAACAAACACTCTACACTTAACCTAACATACTCAAAAAATGGAGTTTATTTTGAACGTTTTGAAAAACGGCCGCCTTTTCCTTCTGTTGATTTCCGTCTTCTATATGGCCGCCTGCTCGAATAAAGACCTGTACGAAGCGATACAAGACAATCGAGTAAATGAATGTCGTAATATGACCTATAATCAAGAACAAGCTTGCTTAAACAGTATCAATCAAAAGTCCTATGAAGAGTACAATAGAGAACGAGGCGTTGGTGTTGAGACTGACACAACGATGACTGCAAATGATGATCTGTCTTTTTCTCATACGAGTCGCTATAACAACTAATTTGCGACTCAATCTAACGAATCACCAAGCACCCTCCTTTGCACTTTAACAACACCTTGAGGGATGACTCAGAGAAATGTCCACAAATGCCTCTTGCCTCTGACGCTTGCTACTATTAAAGTACCCTCTTAATTTTTATAAACCGTTTTTACAATAATCGAACTTCGGGGCGGGGTGAAATTCCCCACCGGCGGTAATCCATCTTTTAACCAAGTTGGGCAGCCCGCGAGCGCTTCTGTCTTTACTTAAGTCGTAAACAAGCAGAAGGTCAGCAGATCTGGTGAGACTCCAGAGCCGACGGTTACAGTCCGGATGATAGAAGATCGACCAAACAAGATAATGAGTGACGTATTTTTAAAGGTCTAGTGAGTACTCGACTAAAAGAAATAAGTGACTTTCTTTTGTGCGCTCTGTTGAGCGTGCTCTTGTTCATCTCATGTTTGGTATATTTCTCATCACCCCTGTACATCTTACTGAATAGGAGACATTCAAGATGGCAGGAACACTTTTTATTATGATTGCGTGCTTTACATGGGCATTGGATACCCTTATCCGCTACCCCTTGTTGAGCGCTGGTTATTCTGCTGTACAAATCGTTTTTATTGAGCACCTCACCTTAGTTTTATGTGTCAGCCCTCTACTTTGGCGTTATCGTCAGACCTATAGAAATATGACCAAAACCGCCTTAGCCTGTTTATTTTTTATTGGTGGCGTCGGTTCGGCGGTTGGTACCTTGGCGTTCACCGAAGCATTCAGTTACTTAAACCCAACGGTCGTTATACTTTTACAAAAATTACAGCCATTAGTGGCCATATTATTAGCCTATCATTTCCTAAAAGAACGTATTGAAAGCCATTTTATTCAATGGGCTACCGTCATTTTAGTGGGCAGCTTTATTATGATGTGGCCAGATTTAGCCACACTCGGTGACGCGCAGTGGCACTACTCAAGCGATCAAACAGCCATCATAAAAGGCTATAGCTATACCCTTATTGCCGTCTTTTCTTGGGGAGCGGCAACGGTTTGCGGAAAATATTTGTCTTATAAAAACGTGCCTGAAAATGCGATTCTTTCCGGCCGATTTTTATCTGGGCTAATGGTTTTGTTACCCATCGCCTTGCTCATTACCCCCAGTTTAAAAGCGATGCCTATTACAGATATTGGACTCGTCGTGGTAATGGCGCTGTTGAGTGGACTCATTGGTATGTGGTTTTATTATAAGGGACTCAATCAAGTTCGTGCACAAACGGCCACCTTAGTTGAGCTCTCTTTTCCGGTTTTTGCGGCGGGCATTAACTGGGTCTTTTTGGATATGAGCTTGTCGACCTACCAGATAGTTGGAGCTTGCTTGTTAATATGCGGTAACATTGGCTTACGTATGAAAGAGCTCAAAGCACCTATGCCGACTATCGCCTCAGCCAATACTTAATCTAATCACCTAACGCTCTTATCGATCGTCAACGATAAGAGCACTTCATTTCTAAAGAGGGTATTTCTAAAGCGGGTCTTTCTAAAGTAAGTAGCCCCCATCGATGTCTATTGCCGCATTTCTTAGTGCTTTGGACTGATCTCCTAACAGATAGAGAATCGCACCAATATGGTCATCGGCTTGCAGTGTGCGGCCTATCGGGCACGCTTAAACGTGTATAAATGTAAGCGGCTCTATCAAAGCACTAAATAATATTTTATAACCTTATTGATGGATTTTTTAGAAAACTGTCATAGACTCAAATACCAACGATCCGATCTAAACGATTCTGCAACAGGTTCGACCTGTTCAATAACAGTTCACATTGATATTCGTTTAGACTAAGAATTCCGTTTAGGGAAAAAATATGTTTAACAAGCGCCTCCAACAAGAAGTTAACGCCTTAAGAAATGAACTTCTTATTATCAAGCAAGTGAAAGACAGCTTAGAAACGGAGCATTTAACCGTTTTAATGGACCACGACGGTGTAATACAAAGCGTCAATGACAAATTTGAACATGAAATGCTGCACTCTTCGGCGTCTATTAAAGGCCAAAAATTGCTCGACCTTGTGCCAGAACATGAAAGGCATACACCACATTTCAAAGGGATTTCGGACGCATTTAGAAGTGCACAACATTGGTCTGGCGCGCTGCAAATAAAAAGAGGTAATGGTAAAGAAGCTTGGCTGCGTGTCATTCTTCAATCTATAAAGAATGCCGAAGGTAAAGTCGAATACATCACCTTGCATGCAAACGATCTAACACGGACGATTACCACCTCACGCGAACATGAGAATATTATTGCCGCATTACAGCGATCTACCGCGGTAATCGAATTTGATTTAGAAGGCCATATTCTGACAGCCAACCCTATTTTCCTAGACTGTATGGGGTATGAACTGTCCAAAATAAAAGGCAAACACCACAGAATGTTTTGCGAAGCCGACGAACACCAAAGTTCAGACTACGCCCTCTTTTGGAAAAAACTAAGCTCAGGGAACTTTGTCGCCGACCGATTTAAGCGGGTGGACAGTCGTGGCAACATTGTCTGGTTAGAAGCCTCTTATAACCCTATAACAGATGTTAATGGTCGACTCTATAAAGTTGTCAAATTCGCCACGGTTATCACAACTCAGGTTGAACGTGAATTAGCGGTTTCTAAAACGGCTAAAATTGCCTTCGAGATTTCACAACAAACCGACGAAAGTGCAACCAAGGGCAGAGAAGTCGTTCAAAAAACCGTCACCGTTATGAGTAAACTTGCGGAACAAATGTCGCAAGCGGCCAGTGGTATCGATGAACTAGACAAACAGTCTCAATTAGTAGGCACTATTATTCAGAGTATTCGAGGTATTGCTGATCAGACTAATTTATTGGCACTCAATGCGGCTATAGAGGCCGCTAGAGCGGGTGAACAAGGACGCGGGTTTGCGGTGGTGGCCGATGAGGTTAGGCATTTAGCATCAAGAACCAGTGAGGCCACAGAAGAAATTGTTGGCGTGGTAGAAAAAAACCAAATCTTAGCTGAAAAGGCCGTTGCGTTAGTCAATGGCGGACAGCGGCAAGCAGAAGAAGGTCTAAAACTCTCGCATGAGGCGGGTGAAGTAATTGTAGAGATACAAAAAGAAGCTCAGCAGGTCGTCGATGCAATCAGCGTATTTACAGACCAATTTAAGGCGGATTAATTCGTCTCTTAGTAATAATAACCCCATGCGAATCATTGAACTTGCATGGGGTTATTGTAAGTCCTGTTTATTGATTTCAAATACCAATCAACTTCAAAGACATTCCATTTCTCAAACCAAGCCCTCTCCATTCATGTCTACTCTTTATTCGCTCTACAGAAACACGCTGTAACAAATCTGTCGTACTTTTCCTATATTTTCATTATCAAGGATCATAAGTCTTTGATACATTTAGATTTGAGGATAAAGTCATGACCATATCAGGCGTCACCCGGCTCACAACATTAGCTTACGGTCTCATTGCTATAGTATTCGCTGGCATGATGTTTTGGGGAATCTCAAAGTTTCGTAATACTTTCCAAGAAAACCATTATTATAATGACGTTTGGTCATCCGCCAGCATTGGTTTAAAAGACCAAATAGAAGCGTATCTATTTTCTGGTGATAGCAGCACATTACAAAATGCCATTCTTTATATTGATGAAAGCATCCAACCGAAATTAGTCAAACTGCCAGCCAGTATTGCACACCCTATTCAAGAAAAGCTTTCTGTTATTAAAAGCAGTCTGGAAACCGATGTTCGTGCGGCCGGTAAATTATCAGGCGACCCTAAGGCGCTGATTCATAACAATGAAGCACAGATTTTTTCCGAAATCGAAACCTTACAAGAACTCGTCAGTTCACAGCAATCGTCTTTAGATACAGACACACAGCAAGAGTATTACCAATTAATAGCCAAAATGTATCAACAGATGTTCTCTCTGACTGTGGCCAGCGACCAATATATAGAAATCACTGAGCAGAATAACCTTGATCAGCTGACTCGGCTCATAACCGAGCTACAAGGGTCAATCGCATCGCTAAGTCGCTTACCAACAATCAATAAAACCCAAGCAGAATCCACAGAGGACGACAATGACCTTTCATCATTAATGGGTTGGGCGACCGATGAGACGCAGGAAGAGGACAATCCAGTGGTCGAGATTCAAGCCGAATTAAGGTCTTGGGTAGGACGATACTTAAAAGATGTCGAATCAACTCAGTCTCTTATGACGCAAGTCATTCAAACCCAAAATCAAATTAGAGAACGTGTGATCAGTTTACAAACTGAACTCGAACAAGGAACAAAAACCCTCCAAAAAACCTCACAGCAAACCGAACGCACCATCGAAATCGGTTTTGCGAGTGTCGTTCTACTTATGTTTATTGTGACGTGTATCACTCACCTATTCCAACATACTATTGTTGTCAAAGGGGCTAAGCAGCTATTGAAAGCCGTTCAGGAACTGGCTCAGAATCAAAGCGCAACGCATATCAATATTGGCAATAGAAAAAATGAGCTAGCGGATATAGCACGAC includes:
- a CDS encoding methyl-accepting chemotaxis protein codes for the protein MTISGVTRLTTLAYGLIAIVFAGMMFWGISKFRNTFQENHYYNDVWSSASIGLKDQIEAYLFSGDSSTLQNAILYIDESIQPKLVKLPASIAHPIQEKLSVIKSSLETDVRAAGKLSGDPKALIHNNEAQIFSEIETLQELVSSQQSSLDTDTQQEYYQLIAKMYQQMFSLTVASDQYIEITEQNNLDQLTRLITELQGSIASLSRLPTINKTQAESTEDDNDLSSLMGWATDETQEEDNPVVEIQAELRSWVGRYLKDVESTQSLMTQVIQTQNQIRERVISLQTELEQGTKTLQKTSQQTERTIEIGFASVVLLMFIVTCITHLFQHTIVVKGAKQLLKAVQELAQNQSATHINIGNRKNELADIARLLNQYLDFVEQQRQQRDQELSKISSSLNDTLTTFDQMNGLSMASNDALVETLGLASKVDVLAHKAEVRATEVATHADDISTSMKSSVEKTRELNRANNQTIATLNQSKESLLQLSHYVSNAFTIVDSIRNIAEQTNLLALNAAIEAARAGENGRGFAVVADEVRSLSRKTQGSLEEITTIFSGLNNAESALKTHLESIEHSTKNQYELTNSLEQSAEQVQEQAARSSVLTQKATGYAAQQKHEMSELNRSIDSIRNKADESVMFIGSASKKIHINITNITTTLGIETPNTE
- a CDS encoding DUF7482 domain-containing protein, producing MKHNYVLGMMLLVLLSACSQKPMKQKYVSLPLHEAWFDDEIVFYVTTDVSDRKMAKVMDANYVPRLRHTIPKYPKPPSVRTALERVYGFPNGTQKRNVFPSVPDPIGPENRDKQYSPLWLMYNVIWADPSQAYVLTSEGAIYEAEAQGLVTIERTNIVVNCPVVHPPE
- a CDS encoding DUF1801 domain-containing protein; the protein is MELQIKQKFETYPEAVAPVLSQLREVILTVAKEECIDVSETIKWGEPSYIAKQGSTIRFDWKAKHPDQYALYFNCRSKLVETFKELYPNELVYEGNRAVLFRLDEAVPWPVLKHCISLSLRYHQIKHLPLLGA
- a CDS encoding VOC family protein, which produces MHQSLIHIAIVVDDYDDALDFYIHKLKFELIEDTYQAEQDKRWVVISPPGSQGTTLLLAKASKPEQKKCVGNQAGGRVFLFLSTDDFWRDYHRMVAEGVKFVREPQKQDYGTVAVFQDLYGNLWDLLALNPNHPMAHRRA
- a CDS encoding DMT family transporter encodes the protein MAGTLFIMIACFTWALDTLIRYPLLSAGYSAVQIVFIEHLTLVLCVSPLLWRYRQTYRNMTKTALACLFFIGGVGSAVGTLAFTEAFSYLNPTVVILLQKLQPLVAILLAYHFLKERIESHFIQWATVILVGSFIMMWPDLATLGDAQWHYSSDQTAIIKGYSYTLIAVFSWGAATVCGKYLSYKNVPENAILSGRFLSGLMVLLPIALLITPSLKAMPITDIGLVVVMALLSGLIGMWFYYKGLNQVRAQTATLVELSFPVFAAGINWVFLDMSLSTYQIVGACLLICGNIGLRMKELKAPMPTIASANT
- a CDS encoding aldehyde dehydrogenase family protein, producing MQKNTVSFTPLAEIPLYVARLQASFRVGKTRSLEWRIQQLKQVKNMLQENEPAFTTALCLDLKKSPQEAWLSEIGFVISDVDHTLQHIHKWCQPRKVSTPLFAQPAKSYSLAEPLGTVLIIGAWNYPVQLVLAPLIAAIAAGNCAVIKPSEVAEHTASLLAELLPHYLDMACFQLISGAVEETTELLKQAFDHIFYTGGERVAKVIMRAAAEHLTPVTLELGGKSPCIVDRQTNLDVTASRIVWSKWMNAGQTCVAPDYILVEESFASELIQAIKLKIEAFYGQSPESSPDYGRIINLHHFDRLVGYLEKENVVYGGQLNRQTKYLSPTIVLAEKNQSSIMQEEIFGPILLIQTLKVRHDAIAVVNSKPKPLALYLYTNDPAFEDEVLQQTSSGSVGINDGMLFMANPNLPFGGVGKSGMGCYHGQTGFNTFSHIKTVMKRKFLFDVALRYPPFSRFKLSILKKLL